The Comamonas sp. lk genome contains the following window.
ACAAGGTCAAGCTGCTGCAGGCTGACAATGTGGTGACCAGCGTCAGGCTGGATGCCGAGACGGGCAAGGTCACCGGTACGAAAAAAGACTGAGTGACCGTCGGGAAAACCGGTCTTGCTATGGATTTGAAAGTGGGTTGCGCATGCGCTGACTGGATTTGACCTCTGTTAACGCTTGATTTCCAGTCAACGAATGCGCTGCCTGCTATGAATTTCAAAGTCCTGCCCCTGCATTTGCAAGACCTTGCACATGCAAGGCCAGGGGGAGAAACGTACACTGACCGGTTCTTTCCCCGTACTGGCCGCTAGAGCCCACTGCACATGAACGCCCCGGTTGATGTTTCCTTTTTTCATCGCGATGCCAAACCGCTGACCAGCTACAAACCGTACTGGGCCAAGCGCTTTGGCCCGGCGCCGTTCCTGCCCATGACCCGTGCGGAGATGGATCAGCTTGGCTGGGACAGCTGCGACATCATCCTGGTCACGGGCGACGCCTATGTGGATCACCCCAGCTTCGGCATGGCGGTCATCGGCCGCGTGCTGGAGGCTCAGGGCTTTCGCGTGGGCATCATCGCCCAGCCCGACTGGACCAGCGCCGAAGCCTTCAAGGCGCTGGGCAAGCCCAACCTGTTTTGGGGTGTGACGGCCGGCAACATGGATTCCATGATCAACCGCTACACGGCTGATCGCAAGATTCGCTCCGACGATGCCTACACGCCCGGCGACGTGGGCGGCAAGCGCCCGGATCGCGCCGCCATCGTCTACAGCCAGCGCTGCCGCGAAGCCTACAAGGATGTGCCCATCGTGCTGGGCGGCATCGAAGGCTCGCTGCGCCGCATTGCCCACTATGACTACTGGAGCGACAAAGTGCGCCGCTCCATCGTGGTGGACAGCAAGTGCGACATCCTGCTGTACGGCAATGCCGAGCGGGCTCTGGTCGAAGTGGCTCACCGCATTGCTTCGCGCGAGCCGGTGGAGAACATCACCGATGTGCGCGGCACCTCGTTTTTCCGCCGCGCCTCGGAAGAGGGCTGGTTTGAAGTCGACTCCTCCACGGTGGACGAGCCCGGCGAAGTCGAGCCGCATATCAATCCCTATATGACCACCAGCGAGCAGGCCGAGGCCCAAGGCCAGACCTGCTCCAAGGAAGATGGCACGCAGGGAGATACTCCTGAAAATGTAGCTTCCGGCGCAGGCGCATCTTGCGCTACAGGCCAAAAAGATGCTGCATCGGTGGCCCAGGTGCAGACGATTCAATTCGTGCCCAATCTCTCGCTGCGCAGCAAGTCCAAGCTGCCTGCGCGTGACCGCACCGTGCTGCGTCTGCCCAGCTACGAGGAAGTCAAGAGCGATCCCATCCTCTACGCCCATGCCAACCGCGTGCTGCACCTGGAAACCAATCCCGGCAACGCCCGCGCGCTAGTACAGGCCCACGGCGAAGGCCTCACGGCCCGCGATGTGTGGATGAACCCGCCCCCCATTCCGCTGACCACGGCTGAGATGGACTGGGTGTTTGGTCTGCCATACGCCCGCAACCCGCACCCCAGCTATGCCGACAGCAAGGGCAGCCATGATGGCGAGACCAAGATTCCCGCCTGGGAGATGATCCGCACCTCGGTCAACATCATGCGCGGCTGCTTTGGCGGCTGCACCTTCTGCTCGATCACCGAGCACGAAGGCCGGATCATCCAGAGCCGTTCGGAAGACTCCATCATCCAGGAGCTCGAAGAGATTCGCGACAAGGTCAAGGGCTTTACCGGCACCATTTCCGACCTGGGTGGCCCCACGGCCAATATGTACCGCCTGGGCTGCAAGAGCCCGCAGATCGAAGCGGCCTGCCGCAAGCCCAGTTGCGTGTTCCCCGGCATCTGCCAGAACCTGCACACCGACCATGCTCCGCTGATCAAGATCTACCGCCGTGCGCGCAAGCTGCCCGGCATCAAGAAGATTCTGATCGGCTCCGGCCTGCGCTACGACCTGGCCGTGAAGTCGCCCGAGTACATCAAGGAGCTGGTACAGCACCATGTGGGCGGCTATCTGAAGATCGCGCCCGAGCATACCGAGGCCGGCCCGCTGAACAAGATGATGAAGCCCGGCATCGGCAGCTATGACAAGTTCAAGCAGCTGTTCGAGAAATTCAGCGAAGAGGCCGGTAAAAAGCAGTTCCTGATTCCCTACTTCATTGCCGCCCACCCGGGCACCAGCGATGAGGACATGATGAATCTGGCCATCTGGCTCAAGAAGAACGGTTTCCGCGCCGATCAGGTGCAGACCTTCTACCCCAGCCCCATGGCCACCGCCACGGCCATGTACCACAGCGGCCGCAACACGCTGACCAAGGTGCGCCGCCAGATGCGCGACGAGGCCGAGGAGCGTGTGGACATCGTGCGTGGTGAAAAACGCCGCCGTCTGCACAAGGCCTTTTTGCGCTATCACGATCCGAACAACTGGCCCATGCTGCGCGAGGCCTTGAAGGCCATGGGCCGTTCCGATCTGATCGGCAACGGCAAGCAGCATCTGATTCCTACCTTCCAGCCCATGGTGGACGGCAGCTATCAAAGTGCCCGCAAGAAAAACAGCACCCAGTCCGGCAGTGGCGGTGGCATAGGCTATACCGTCAACAAGGAAGGCAAGGCCGTGGCTGTGCGTCGCCGCACCCAGGAATCGAACGAGCCTCAGGGCGATGTGCGCTTCAGAACCGCCCAGCCCAAGCCCGGTCAGATGCTGAGCCAGCATACCGGCCTGCCTCCGCGCGCCGGTGTGAAGGGTGGCAAGCCCGCAGGCAAACCGGCGTTCAAGGCAGCGGCCAAGCCCGGCTCTGCACCGCGCAAGCCGCGCTGATCCCTCCCAATAAAAAAGCCCGGTCATCCGGGCTTTTTTATGGCTTACAGGGTGTGCGTGCTCATTGCGTGATCAGTTCTTCGCACCACTGGGGCAGCTCGCCGCCGGAGTTTGGCAGAAAGTACTCGGGCACCAAAGGGGTGGGGCGGGCAATGGCATAGCCCTGGCCGTAGTCCACACCCATGGCCTGAAGAGCTTGCGCAATCTCGCGGCTTTCCACGAATTCGGCCACGGTTTTCTTGCCCAGAATATGGCCTATGCGATTGATCATCTCCACCATGGCATGGTTGCTGGGCTCTTGCAGCATGTCGCGCACAAAGCCGCCGTCGATCTTCACATAGTCCACCGGCAGTTGCTTGAGGTAGGTCAGCGACGACATGCCCACGCCAAAATCGTCGAGCGCAAACCGGCAGCCCAGGGCGCGCAGCGCCTGTATCAGTCGGGTGGCATTGCTGAGGTTGGCAATGGCGCTGGTTTCGGTGATTTCAAAGCACAGCAAATGTGGCGCAATACCGTGCAGCACAATCTGCTTTTTGACAAAGTGCAGCAGCTCCTCGTCATCCAGGCTGGCGCCCGAGAGGTTGATGGCACAGGTATCCACGGGGCGGGAACCCGCCGGACGCCGGGCCAGGCTTTGCAGGGCGTGGCTGATGACCCAGCGGTCCAGCATGGGCATCATGCCGTAACGCTCGGCAGCCGGTATGAAGGCGCCGGGGCCGATGATCTGGCCTTGCTCATCCTTGAGGCGCAGCAGCACCTCGAAATGCATGCCCCGTTCGTTGGGATTCTGTAGCGGTGCAATGGTTTGCGCATACAGGCAAAACCGGTCCGAATCCAGTGCCGAGCGCACGCGCATTACCCATTCCATTTCGCTGACATAACGGTTGTAGGAGCCGTCGTTGTGGGTGTAGACAAAGACTTTGTTGCGTCCTTTGTCCTTGGCCTGGTAGCAGGCCATATCGGCCAGACGCAGCAAATCGGCTGCGCTGCTGGCATCGCCTGGGATGTGCACCAAGCCCATGCTGAAGCCCGTGCGCAGAGTTTTGTTGCCCCATTGCACCTGTAAGGTCTCGGCGGCGGCGCGCAATTTTTCGGCAATCGCCATTGCGGCCTGAGGCGGGCAGTTCTCCAGCAGAATGCCGAATTCATCTCCGCCCATGCGGGCCAGCGAGTCTGATTCGCGCAGGTTGCTCAGCAGCATGCGGGACACCTCGCACAACACCTCGTCTCCAGCGTGATGGGAGCTGGTCTCGTTGATGAGCTTGAACTGGTCCAGATCGATGTACAGCAGAGAGCAGGGCTTGATCTGATGGCGGCCCTGGTTGAGCAGATGCTGCAGCCGGCGCTCGAATTCACCACGGTTTTCCAGCCCTGTCAGCGTGTCATGGCTGGAGTTCCAGGACAGCTGGTCCATGAACTGCTGCTCCCGCGAGACATCGCGCAGCACAATCACCGTGCCTGTGACCAGACCGTCGCTCTTGATGCTCGAGCCCACCACCTTGACCGGCAGCGTGCCGTGATTGTTGCGGCGCAGCCAGTGGGTCTGCTCGTCGCGGCGCGTGACCTCGCCGCTCAGCAGTTGCTTCAATAGCACTTCACTGCTGTAGCTGGAATCCAGGGAGTAAAACTGAAGCACATGCTTGAGTGAGCGGCCAATCGGGCTTTGCTGACCTGCACCCAGCAAACCGATGCCAACCGGATTGATATAGGTGAGCATTCCGTGGGCATCCGTGGTGATCACGGCATCGCCCAGAGCCGCGAGCGTGACTTGCGCACGTTCTTTTTCGGCATCCAGCACCGACTGGGTTTGCTATCGCTGGCGCAGCGCACGGTGTGTGCTCAGACTCCAGACCGCGACCAGCACCAAGGCCAAGGTGCAATTGATGCTCAAAAGAATGTAGACGATGCGGCGTGAACTTTGCCCCAGTGAATCGGTAAAGGCCTTGGCTGCAGGGGATGCGCCGCTGTTGATCAGACCGATCTCTCGCTTCCAGGTCCTGATGGTCTCTTTGGTTGGCGGCTTGCTTTCGCTATAGCCTTGCTCGACTTCTGTTGCCAACAGCCCCAGTTGGGCCAGGTACTCATCACCCTGTTTCCAGTAGTAAATGGGTTCCTTTATCAATTTGAAATGCCGAAAATTGCGCAGCAACCAGATCAGCGAATTGATGTCATCGGGGTGATTGGCTCCTTGCAAAAGGCCTTTGCGTGCTGCCGCCAGATCTGGCGGATTTTTCTCCAACGCCTCGCGGGCATCGGAATCTCCGCGTGGCACCAGCATGGCGCTGTGGTATTTGTCCAGATGCTCGCGGTTGCCGGCTTCGGCATAGCGTGTCAAATAGTAGATGGCATCTTTTTGGGATTTGGACCAGAAGCTTTCGCCGGCAACAATGCCGCGCACGGCAGACAGCATGTAAATGCTGGTGCCGGCCGTGATCACCAGAATGGCCGTCAACAGTGCGAACGGCCAGACTCTTTGCCAGAAGGCCAATCTGCTACCCCTAGGTTGAGTGCTCTGTTGCATATTGAGTAGCGCTGATGGGTGTGGTGTAAGCGATGCGCGAAAACAGGTGGAAATACCTGAGTTCGTGCCTTTCGAGTCCAGGCAACTCAAGCCGGCATCTGCAGTGCAATCTCAAGATTTGCGCATTCATCCGAGCCTTCTGTAAATAAACCCCCGTTTTTTACGCTTGAATGTTTTAAATTGTTTAACTTGTATATTTTTGCTTATCTCGCAAGCCATGTGCAGCCAGTGATTCAAAGCCGGCAGCGTATGGCGCAATGTCGCATTTCTCAGTGTTGTCCTATGTCAACCTGGCCCGTACTGCCTTGTCTTATCGCTCGTTTGACCTCGGTGAAAAGCCGAAAAAGAGATAGCAAGAGATATCCTTATTTTGCGGTAGCTGGGTAACAAAGTGTTTGTAGGACGATGGCGGTAAATGCCAGGGTGATATGGCTCAAGCGTTATTACCACGCTTTTAGGTATTTATCCGGTATCCACGTAGTGGAGTGAGACTGTCTGCTTTTTCTTGAATTTGAAAGACGGCTGGTCCAGTTCCATTTCGACGGTAGCAGCCGCCAACCGCTTTATGCGGCGGCCTGAAATGCCTGCATGCCCTGCATGCAGTACTGTAGAAAACGGTTGGCTGCAGGCGACAGATGCCGGCCTGTGCGCGTGATCAGCTGCATTTCCGCATTCTGGAAGGTGGGACTGTTGACGGGAATGGCGCACACGCGGCCTTGGGCCAGTTCGGTGGTGATGGAGCAGGGGGGCAGCAAGGTCACGCCCTGGCCGGTAGTCACAAAGCTGATCAACACGCTGATCAGATTGCTGGTGAGAGCGGGGCTCAGGCGAATCCTGTCCGTCTGCTCGGCATATTCCACCAGCTGGCGTATGCCGTACACGCCTTGCAGCAAGGCGATAGGCCATTGCGTCAGCTCCTGCAGCGAGGTGCTTTGTGCCTTGCTCAGGGCGTGATGGGGGTTGACGATGGCATGCATGGGCTGGCGCGCCGAACCCCGGGCGGTGATATGGCTGTCGGCCGGGGGGTAGTAGACCAGACCGACTTCGGCCTCGTCCTCGCGCACGCGGCGCATGATTTCGTTGGTGCCGTAGATCTCCAGCGAGATGGACACGCCGGGATACTGCTGGCGAAACTGGCGAATCGGCCCGTCAATCAGTTCCTGGGCAAAGCCTTCGCCGCTGACCACCTGCACGGAGCCGCTATGCAGGCCGCGCAGCGCATCCATCTTGGCTAGCATGTCGTGGCGATGGGCCATATGCTGGCGGTAGTAGTCCAGTATCAGCTGTCCTGCCTGTGTAGGCACGACCCCGCTGCGGTGGCGTTCCAGCAGGGCTACGCCCAGAGCCTCTTCCAGCAGGCTGATCTGGCGGCTGACGGCCGAGGGAACAATGCCCAGCTTCTCTGCCGCTGCACGCACCGAGCCGCAGGTGACGGCCTCATAAAGATAGTGGGCGCGAGAGTCTTGGTAGGCAGGCATGAAGCAGGGCTTGAGTGATCCGGGGTTCTGCTAGTGTCCACTTTTTTAGAACAGAAAATACAAAGTCATGAAATATATGCATTGATATATTCACCGCCAGTACAAGGTAGAGGCTTTGCGGCTCTGCCTTTGAATCATAGCAAGTGCTCGCTGTATGCATATACAGTGGCCGAAAAGGAAATCGATGAGTACCGAGATGCAGCGAGCCAAGACGGCGTTGAACCTGGGCAGTGTGGTGCAGATATTTGCGCTGGCGCTGGTGATAGCAGCCCTGTCCGAATGGCTGGGGCCTTTGCCGATTGAACTGGGCGTGGGTCGGGTGGTACTGCTGCCCATGATCTGGGCGCTGCTGATAGGTCTGGTGCTGGGCTTGCTGAACAAGCGTCTGCCTTCGCCGCTGAAGATCAGCCTGTACAGCCAGCATCTGGCAGCGGCCATTCTGTCTTCGGCGCTGTTTCTGTTCATCGCCAAGCTGGGCTTGCTGGTAGGCGGTTCGCTGCCGCAACTGGCGCAGGTAGGCTGGGGTCTGGTGCTGCAGGAACTTGGCAATCTGGTGGGCTGCATCATGCTGGGTATGCCGGTGGCGCTGCTGCTGGGCATCAAGCGCGAAGCGATCGGTGCCACGTTCTCCATCGGCCGTGAGCCCGGCTTGGCCATTGTGGGCGAGCGCTTCGGCATGGATTCGCCCGAAGGTCGCGGCGTGCTGGCCGAGTACATCACCGGCACCTTGATCGGCGCGATCTTCATTTCCGTGCTGGCCGGCTTTGTCTCGAGCCTGAACATTTTTCACCCGCTGGCGTTGGGCATGGGGGCCGGCGTGGGTTCGGGCAGCATGACGGCTGCTGCCGTGGGCGCGATTGCGGCTCAGCATCCGGAAATGGCTGACCAGATCGCCACCTTTGCGGCTGCTGCCAATCTGATTGCGACCACGGTGGGCACTTATCTGACGCTGTTCATCTCCTTGCCGCTGGCAGTGCGCGCCTACCGCTTTCTGGAGCCCATCCTGGGCCGCAACCGCAAGGCGGTGGCAGTGGAGCAAAGCGTGACGGCCGAGCCACAGGAAACCGTGCACGCACCCATGCTGGGCCTGGGTATGCGCCTGGCCTCGTGGCTGCTGGTGGGCGCCATGGTGCTGATTGGCAACCGTATCGGTTACGGCGTTCCCATGCTGGATGCACTGCCGGGTGTGCTCATCATCATCCTGGCCGTGCTGGTTGGTGATCTGATCTATGTGGGCACCCGACGCAAGCTGCCCGCCGTGTGCTGGATTTCTTTCATCGCCATGGCCATGACCTTTCCCCCCACGCCTTATGCCGCCGAAGTGGCAGCGATGACCGGTAAGGTGAGCTTTCTGGCCATGATCACGCCCATGCTGACCTTTGCAGGTCTGTCGCTGGCCAAGGACATTCCGGCTTTCCGCCGCCTGGGCTGGCGCATTGTGGTGGTTTCGCTGCTGGCCAATGCCGGCGTGTTTCTCGCTGCGACGGTGATTGCACAGTCGTTTGTGCACACCATGTGAACTGATTGAATCGAGGAATAGGCAATGAGCAGCATCCAATCACCCAAGAATTCATCCAAGATCTGGCCCGAGTTGGCTGAGCTGCAATCTTGGCGTCACGATTTTCATCGCCACCCAGAAACCGCGTTCAAGGAACACCGCACCAGCGCTCGCGTGGCCGAGCTGCTGAGCAGCTGGGGGCTTGAAGTGCATACCGGCCTTGCTGGCACCGGCGTGGTGGCAGTGCTTCATGGCGCGCTGGGCGAAGGCCCCAGCATCGGTCTGCGCGCCGATATGGATGCGCTGCACGTGCATGAGCTCAACCAGTGCGAGCATGCATCCCAGCACCAGGGCCGCATGCATGCCTGCGGGCATGACGGCCACACCAGCATGCTGCTGGGTGCGGCCAAGGTGCTGGCGGCCCAGCCGGACTTTGCCGGCACCGTGAACTTCATCTTCCAACCCGCCGAGGAAAACGAAGGCGGCGCGCGCGAGATGATTGCGGAAGGCCTGTTCGAGCGCTTTCCCATGCAGGCTGTCTACAGCATGCACAACTGGCCGGGCCTGCCGGTGGGCACGGCGGCCGTGCACTCCACGGCCGTGATGGCGGCGTTTGACATTTTTGATCTGACTCTGACCGGCAAGGGCTGCCATGCGGCCATGCCCCATCTTGGCAAGGACGCTTTGCTGGCGGCCTGCCAGCTGGTGAGCCAGCTGCCGGCGCTGATTGCCCGCGAGCAGGAGGTGCACAAGCCCGCCGTGCTGAGCGTGACCAGCTTCAACGCCGGTGACACCTATAACGTGATGCCCGAAGTCATCAAGTTGCGCGGCACGGTGCGCTGCTTTGACATGGAGCAGCGCGCGCGTATAGAGCAGCGCTTTCGCGATGCGATTGCCGCCACCTGCGCGCTGCACGGTCTGCAGGCCGATCTGGACTACCGCGTGAGCTACCCGGCCACCATCAACAACTCCGTCCATGCTGAAATCTGCGCCGATGTGCTGACCGAGGTGCTGGGCCAGGGTCAGGTGCGCCGTGACATGCAGCCCAGCATGGCCTCTGAAGACTTTGCCTTCATGGCCCATGCCTGTCCTGGCGTCTATATCTGGATGGGTAACGGCGAAAACAGCGCCTCGCTGCACAACCCGCATTACGACTTCAATGACGCGGTCTTGCCTCTGGGTACGCGCTATTGGGTGGAATTGGTCAGCGCTTTGCTGCGCGACGGCAAGCTGCCCAAAGCCTGAAGACGGATTTGCGAATTGCTACAGATGTAGCACAACAAAAGCTTACGTCAGGCGCAAGCGATGGCATGGCGGCGGCTAGGAAACCCGGCTGCCGCTCCCCAGGCTGCTGTCGCGTCATCTGCTGGACGCCTGGGCACAAGGCTTGGCCGATAGTCAGCAGTAACTCTTTATTTGATAGCTGCTGGCGATTGCTTTTATTGTGCTTGAAGGCGTTTTCTATATAAATGTTACTGAGCCCGGCTCTTGGCCGTTCGCTGCTTCGGTGACAGCAAATTGACAACAAGAAAAGGCCAAGGTCAAAGCCCAAATCGCTGAGCACATGGTTCTATGATGTGTTTAGCGCTCCGAAATTCGGAGCGTGCGTGGTGGCCGCCTTCTAAGCGCAGCCAACACAGTGGGGCCGATTCCTGGCTTGGGTTGGATCGTCGGCGGCTGGCAGATGCCAGGCGTCTATGGCTCACGCCCTGTGTTGCTTGCTTTCAATGGACAGGCCGCCTTCTGCAGGTGTTGCTTTCCAGGCCTTGGGCCTTTCTCGCGGCATTCGCCGCATTCTCGTATCGCAACGCTGCCTGCCAAATCCCGGCCGCATGGCGTATATCGCCGTGCCGGTCTTGATACAGGAAGGCGCTTTATGCACTCTGCCGATTTATGGGCAAAACTGGCACCGGGTCACTTTCCTGCGCTGCTCAGCTGGTGTGTGCTGGTGGGCGCTGCGGCGCTATTGGGTCATATGGTGCACCGCGTGTCCGGTTTTCCGCGCATGCTGGGCTATACCGCTGTGGGGCTGGTGGCCGGCTGGCTGGGCTTTGGCGATTTGCCCTGGCCGCTCAGAGGCAATACGGCGCTGCTGCTGGAGATTGCCGTAGGCACCAGCGTGCTGGTGGCGGCATCGCAGATTTCGCTGCGCTGGCTGTTCAAACAACCCTGGCTGATGCTGCAAAGCCTGGGCGAATCCTTGATCACCCTGGGCTTGACGGCCGGCTTGCTGGTAGCCCTGGGCTGGGGCTGGCCGGTGGCGCTGGCCGTGGGCGTGATTGCCATGGCGGCATCGCCTGCAGTGCTGCTGCGCATTGCCGAAGATCTGCGCGCCTGCGGCGCGGTGACGGACCGCAGCGTGCTGTTGGCGACGGTGAGCAGCTGGCTGGCGCTGCTGGCCGGCCTGGTGCTAACGGCCTCTTGGGTGCCGGTGAGTGTTGCTTTGGGAGCCGCCACGGGCGCTGAGCCCGCGCAGCTGACGCAGATGCGTTTTTCTGTCTCCGGTCTGCTGGCCGGCCTGTATAACGTGGTGCTTTCGCTGCTGTGGGCGGCCTTGCTGGCGGCGGCACTATGGCCGGTGCTGCGCTGGAAATCATCGCGCAGCGACACCACGGCGCTGTATCTGCTGGCTGCTTTGGCTGCAACCTGCCTGATGGCCGAGCACTGGGGCGGTTCTGCCGTTTTCGCCTTTATGGTGGCGGGCTTGCTGCTGCGCAATCTGAGTGCCAAACCGCTGCTCTGGCCCCAGGCTTTTCAGGCCGCGAACGCCATGCTCAATCTGGTGATGTTTGTGCTGGTGGCCAGCATGGCGGCGCAGGTGCAGCTCAATGGCGCGATGTTCTTTGTGGTGCTTTGTGTGGTTCTGGCGCGCATGACGGGCAAGCTGGGTTCCATCTTGCTGCTGGGCCACGGCACGGGCCTGGGCTGGCGGCGCCAGTGGCCCGTGGCCTGCGCTCAGCTTCCGCTGTCTGGTCTGGCCCTGGTGCTGGCTTCGTCCATTGCCTGGCAGTGGATGCCGCTGAACCCTGGCGTGGCACAGCAGGTCTCGGCCATTGCCTTGCCGCTGATCGTGATTTGCGAGTTGCTGGGCGTGCTGGCCGCATCGGCTGCGCTGTGGCGCTCGGGCGAGGCCCACCGCGGCATAGGCCGCACGGCGCTGTTGAGAGGGGAGAAACGCCATGACACATGAAACCACCGAGATTCAGAGTCCCAGCGCCGCTTCCGGCCTGGGCGAGTTTGCATCGTCTCAGGCGCTGACGCTGGGGGTGGAGCTGGAGCTGCAGCTGCTCAACACCCACCACTACGACCTGACGCCTTATGCGCCTGACATGCTGGCCTTGCTGAAAAATACGCCGGTGCCGGGCTCTATCGTGCCCGAGGTGACGGCCAGCATGATTGAGATATCGACGGGCATCTGCACCGACGCCCAGGATGCTTACCAGCAGCTGGCCGTGACCCGCGATGCACTGGTCAAGGCGGCAGATCGCCTCAATATCGCCATTGCCGGCGGCGGCACCCATCCGTTTCAGCAATGGCACCAGCAGCGCATTTACGACAAGCCCCGCTTCAAGGAAGTGACGGCGCTGTACGGCTATCTGACCAAGCAGTTCACCATCTTCGGCCAGCATGTGCATGTGGGCTGCCCCGATGCCGATGCCGCGCTGATGATGCTGCACCGCCTGTCGCGCTATATCCCGCATTTCATTGCGCTGTCGGCTTCCAGCCCCTTTGTCCAGGGCCAGGACACGGCCTTCGACTCTGCCCGGCTCAATTCGGTCTTCGCTTTTCCGCTCTCGGGCCGGGCACCGTTTGCCCTGCACTGGGAGGATTTCCAGCGCTACTTCGACAAGGTGGCGGCCACGGGCGTAATACAAAGCATGAAGGACTTTTACTGGGACATCCGGCCCAAGCCCGAGTTCGGTACGGTGGAAGTGCGGGTGTTCGACACGCCGCTGTCTATCGAGCGCGCCGCCCAGCTGGCGGCCTATGTCCAGGCCCTGGGTGCCTGGTTTTTGAGCGAGAACCCGTTCGAGCCCAGCGAGGATGACTATCTGGTCTATACCTACAACCGCTTTCAGGCCTGCCGCTTCGGGCTGGACGGCAGCTATGTCGATCCGGTGAGCAGCGAACAATCGGGGCTGCGCGAACATATTGCGCTCACGCTGGAGCGCATCACGCCTTATGTCACGGCGCAGAGCAGGCCGGCCTTGCAGCAGCTGCGCAACAGTCTGAACCTGGGCGGCAACGACGCCAGCTGGCTGCGCGCATGTTATGCCGACGCTCAGCAACTGCCGGAAGTGGTGCGCCAGGCTGCACTGCGCTTCAGAGGGGCACAGCCTTAAGCGGGCAAAGACTGTTGTTTCAATGAAAAAAGCTGCCAGCCCTTGTCAATCAAGTGCTGCCAGCCCTTGTCAATCAAGTGCTGGCAGCTCTTGTTTTTGCAGGCTT
Protein-coding sequences here:
- a CDS encoding cation:proton antiporter, whose product is MHSADLWAKLAPGHFPALLSWCVLVGAAALLGHMVHRVSGFPRMLGYTAVGLVAGWLGFGDLPWPLRGNTALLLEIAVGTSVLVAASQISLRWLFKQPWLMLQSLGESLITLGLTAGLLVALGWGWPVALAVGVIAMAASPAVLLRIAEDLRACGAVTDRSVLLATVSSWLALLAGLVLTASWVPVSVALGAATGAEPAQLTQMRFSVSGLLAGLYNVVLSLLWAALLAAALWPVLRWKSSRSDTTALYLLAALAATCLMAEHWGGSAVFAFMVAGLLLRNLSAKPLLWPQAFQAANAMLNLVMFVLVASMAAQVQLNGAMFFVVLCVVLARMTGKLGSILLLGHGTGLGWRRQWPVACAQLPLSGLALVLASSIAWQWMPLNPGVAQQVSAIALPLIVICELLGVLAASAALWRSGEAHRGIGRTALLRGEKRHDT
- a CDS encoding YbdK family carboxylate-amine ligase, translated to MTHETTEIQSPSAASGLGEFASSQALTLGVELELQLLNTHHYDLTPYAPDMLALLKNTPVPGSIVPEVTASMIEISTGICTDAQDAYQQLAVTRDALVKAADRLNIAIAGGGTHPFQQWHQQRIYDKPRFKEVTALYGYLTKQFTIFGQHVHVGCPDADAALMMLHRLSRYIPHFIALSASSPFVQGQDTAFDSARLNSVFAFPLSGRAPFALHWEDFQRYFDKVAATGVIQSMKDFYWDIRPKPEFGTVEVRVFDTPLSIERAAQLAAYVQALGAWFLSENPFEPSEDDYLVYTYNRFQACRFGLDGSYVDPVSSEQSGLREHIALTLERITPYVTAQSRPALQQLRNSLNLGGNDASWLRACYADAQQLPEVVRQAALRFRGAQP